A genomic region of Anas acuta chromosome 1, bAnaAcu1.1, whole genome shotgun sequence contains the following coding sequences:
- the ARL11 gene encoding ADP-ribosylation factor-like protein 11, with translation MGKLISKGWRRREARVVMLGLDLAGKSTLLYRLKSSRAMETCPTVGFNVESLRTPCGLPFTLWDVGGQSSLRASWPHYLEDTNILLFVLDSTDTARLPEALEALEEALDHPSLAGVPVLLLANKQEVPGAMAPAELGQRLQRGRLMGHPWVLRGCSALTGQGLQEALGVLGELLRGAGQRGPSLVGPAERRQALG, from the coding sequence ATGGGGAAGCTGATCTCCAAAGGCTGGCGCAGGAGAGAAGCACGGGTGGTCATGCTGGGGCTCGACCTCGCTGGCAAATCCACCCTCCTCTACAGGCTGAAGAGCAGCCGGGCGATGGAGACGTGCCCCACCGTGGGCTTCAACGTGGAGTCCCTGCGGACGCCCTGCGGCCTGCCCTTCACCCTCTGGGACGTTGGGGGACAAAGCAGCCTCCGGGCCAGCTGGCCCCACTACCTGGAGGACACCAACATCCTCCTCTTTGTGCTGGACAGCACGGACACGGCCCGGCTTCCTGAAGCTTTGGAGGCTCTGGAGGAAGCCCTGGACCACCCCAGCCTGGCCGGTGTCCCTGTCCTCCTCCTGGCCAACAAGCAGGAGGTGCCCGGGGCGATGGCTCCTGCCGAGCTGGGGCAGCGGCTGCAGCGGGGGCGGCTGATGGGGCACCCgtgggtgctgcggggctgcAGTGCCCTGACCGGGCAGGGCTTGCAGGAGGCTCTGGGGGTCCTGGGTGAGCTGCTGAGGGGCGCAGGGCAGCGCGGCCCATCCCTTGTTGGTCCAGCAGAGAGGAGGCAAGCCCTCGGGTGA